A genome region from Chlorobaculum tepidum TLS includes the following:
- the metF gene encoding methylenetetrahydrofolate reductase [NAD(P)H], whose translation MLVKEIFDARTEPVFSLEFFPPKKQDDWDKLFETISNLFPLDPSYVSVTYGAGGSTRERTHNLVTRIQQETGLTVVSHLTCIGAEKSEIESVLQNYREHGITNVLALRGDKPADITTLEEATKDFPHAIDLVKFIKENFPEMGIGVAGFPEGHPETPNRMKELEFLKEKVDAGADYIVTQLFFDNHDYFDYVERCELAGITVPIIPGIMPIMSKKGMIRMCELALGSRIPSKLLRKVLEAADDKEVAEIGVEWATNQVQELLDHKVKGVHFYTLNLSEATLKIFRNLKRG comes from the coding sequence ATGCTTGTCAAAGAGATTTTCGATGCACGAACCGAACCGGTATTCAGCCTGGAATTTTTCCCCCCGAAAAAGCAGGACGACTGGGACAAACTCTTTGAAACCATCTCGAACCTCTTCCCTCTCGATCCCTCGTATGTGAGCGTTACCTATGGCGCGGGCGGTTCAACGCGAGAACGCACACACAATCTGGTTACGCGGATTCAGCAAGAGACCGGCCTGACGGTGGTTTCGCACCTCACCTGTATCGGCGCTGAGAAGAGCGAAATCGAAAGCGTCCTGCAAAACTATCGGGAGCACGGCATCACCAACGTGCTGGCCCTGCGCGGCGACAAACCCGCCGACATCACGACGCTTGAAGAGGCGACCAAAGACTTTCCACACGCCATCGACCTGGTAAAATTCATCAAGGAGAATTTCCCGGAAATGGGCATCGGCGTCGCAGGCTTCCCCGAAGGCCACCCCGAAACGCCGAACCGGATGAAGGAGCTGGAATTCCTCAAAGAGAAGGTTGACGCGGGCGCGGACTACATCGTCACGCAGCTCTTCTTCGACAACCACGACTATTTCGACTACGTCGAGCGCTGCGAGCTGGCAGGCATCACCGTGCCGATCATCCCCGGCATCATGCCGATCATGAGCAAAAAAGGGATGATCCGCATGTGCGAACTCGCCCTCGGCTCAAGAATCCCGTCAAAGCTGTTGCGCAAAGTACTCGAGGCGGCGGATGACAAAGAGGTCGCCGAAATCGGCGTCGAATGGGCCACCAACCAGGTGCAGGAACTGCTGGATCACAAAGTCAAGGGCGTCCACTTCTACACTCTCAACCTCTCCGAAGCCACGCTGAAGATTTTCCGGAATCTGAAGCGAGGGTAA
- the amrB gene encoding AmmeMemoRadiSam system protein B, whose translation MDEVDNNASRSLPSIDILRKRHRSPCRSMIKRTEMRTVISICLFFGMILASSSLFARTDAEPSTRALADTVGFAHRAWQMDSVMARIRALNHDDLVRTQQPAGTAWRAAICPHDDYTYAGWLYPAVLQNIKAKTVIIFGVAHTAWRYHLENQLIFDSFSSWRGPYGNVKVSPLRDEILERLPRGMAIVHDPMQSEEYSVEALIPFLQYQNRNVEIISILVPFMDFERMQIVSQHFAKALFAVMKKNNLRWGKDVALLISSDAVHYGDEDWDGRNFAYYGTGGKANALAEAHDREIISHSFESELTEKNIARFYASTTDPNDFKKSRWSWCGRFAIPVGLLTALDLQKLEKSAPLSGVPIAYATSISQPHLQVDDLGMGETAIATQRHWVGYPAIGFK comes from the coding sequence ATGGACGAGGTGGATAACAATGCTTCACGTTCACTTCCGTCCATTGACATTTTGCGAAAGCGCCACCGTTCACCATGCAGAAGCATGATAAAGCGAACTGAAATGCGCACCGTTATTTCGATATGCCTGTTTTTCGGGATGATTCTCGCGAGCAGCTCATTGTTTGCCCGAACTGATGCTGAACCATCGACACGCGCCCTGGCTGATACGGTTGGGTTTGCGCATCGGGCCTGGCAGATGGATTCAGTGATGGCGCGAATTAGGGCGCTGAATCACGATGATCTGGTTCGAACGCAGCAACCGGCGGGAACGGCGTGGCGGGCGGCGATCTGTCCGCACGACGATTATACTTACGCGGGCTGGCTCTATCCAGCCGTACTGCAGAATATCAAGGCAAAGACGGTCATCATCTTTGGCGTCGCCCATACCGCGTGGCGCTATCATCTCGAAAATCAACTCATCTTCGACAGCTTCAGCTCATGGCGCGGCCCGTACGGAAACGTGAAAGTTTCTCCGCTGCGGGATGAAATTCTCGAACGCTTGCCCCGCGGCATGGCGATTGTGCACGATCCGATGCAGAGCGAGGAATATTCCGTTGAGGCGCTGATTCCGTTTCTGCAATACCAGAACAGGAATGTTGAAATCATCAGCATTCTGGTGCCTTTCATGGATTTTGAACGGATGCAGATCGTCAGTCAGCATTTTGCCAAGGCGTTGTTTGCCGTGATGAAAAAAAATAATTTGCGCTGGGGAAAAGATGTTGCCTTGCTCATTTCGTCCGATGCTGTGCATTACGGCGATGAGGATTGGGATGGGCGCAACTTCGCGTATTACGGAACCGGCGGCAAAGCAAACGCGCTGGCCGAGGCGCATGACCGGGAAATTATCAGCCATAGTTTCGAGTCAGAATTGACCGAAAAGAACATCGCCCGGTTTTATGCTTCAACAACCGATCCCAATGATTTCAAAAAATCCCGATGGAGCTGGTGTGGCCGCTTTGCCATTCCTGTCGGCTTGTTGACGGCGCTCGATCTCCAGAAGCTCGAAAAAAGCGCTCCGTTATCGGGAGTGCCGATAGCCTACGCTACAAGCATCAGCCAGCCGCATCTGCAAGTCGATGATTTGGGGATGGGGGAGACGGCGATTGCTACGCAGAGGCATTGGGTGGGTTATCCGGCGATTGGGTTTAAATAA
- the lysA gene encoding diaminopimelate decarboxylase, which translates to MLDSHFFSFSDGILCCESVALDELARQFGTPLFVTSRQSLVSQYRSFEEAFASLPHFTCYSVKANFNLAVIRTLAEEGCGCDVNSGGELYRALTAGVPANKIIMAGVGKSEAEIKYGLTSGVMMIKAESISELKAINSVAEHLGKVAQVGVRINPNVTAETHPYITTGDSKEKFGIDEAGLGEVFELFKTLPNLELHGLDMHIGSQIFDPEYYVAATQKLLEVLESARHLGFDIKWLDLGGGFPVTYDPQKPAPPITKFAEKLIPMLQDKGVTVIFEPGRFIAANASVIVTKILYRKKNQIGKEFFIVDAGMTELIRPALYQSHHEVLSVKQHDRSVVADVVGPICESSDFFARHRTIDDAPEGELLAVLSSGAYGAVMSSNYNGRLRPAEVMVDGDEVTLTRRRETYEQLVQNEL; encoded by the coding sequence AATCGGTCGCGCTCGACGAGCTTGCCCGACAGTTCGGAACTCCGCTTTTCGTGACCAGCCGGCAGAGCCTGGTCAGTCAGTACCGCTCGTTCGAGGAGGCTTTTGCCTCTCTGCCGCACTTCACCTGCTACTCGGTCAAAGCGAACTTCAACCTTGCTGTTATCCGCACGCTTGCCGAAGAGGGGTGTGGCTGCGATGTCAACTCCGGCGGCGAACTTTACCGCGCCCTCACAGCCGGAGTTCCTGCCAACAAAATCATCATGGCCGGCGTCGGCAAGAGCGAGGCGGAAATCAAGTATGGCCTAACCTCGGGCGTGATGATGATCAAGGCCGAGTCGATCTCCGAGCTCAAGGCGATCAACAGCGTCGCCGAGCACCTCGGCAAGGTTGCGCAGGTCGGTGTCAGGATCAACCCCAACGTCACCGCCGAGACTCATCCGTATATCACCACCGGCGACAGCAAGGAGAAGTTCGGTATCGATGAAGCCGGACTTGGCGAGGTGTTCGAGCTGTTCAAAACGCTGCCGAACCTTGAACTGCACGGCCTCGACATGCACATCGGCTCGCAGATTTTCGATCCGGAGTACTATGTCGCCGCCACGCAGAAGCTGCTCGAAGTGCTCGAATCGGCGCGGCACCTCGGTTTCGACATCAAATGGCTCGATCTCGGTGGTGGTTTCCCGGTGACCTATGATCCGCAGAAACCCGCCCCGCCGATCACGAAATTTGCCGAAAAGCTCATTCCGATGCTCCAGGACAAGGGCGTGACGGTCATTTTCGAGCCAGGCCGGTTCATTGCGGCCAACGCTTCGGTGATTGTGACCAAGATTCTGTACCGCAAGAAAAACCAGATCGGCAAGGAGTTTTTCATTGTCGATGCAGGTATGACCGAGCTGATCCGTCCGGCGCTTTACCAGTCGCACCATGAAGTGCTCTCGGTCAAACAGCATGACAGGAGTGTCGTAGCCGACGTGGTTGGTCCGATCTGCGAATCGAGCGACTTCTTTGCTCGCCACCGCACCATCGACGACGCCCCGGAAGGCGAACTCCTCGCCGTGCTCTCATCCGGCGCATACGGCGCGGTGATGAGCAGCAACTACAACGGCCGTCTCCGTCCAGCCGAGGTGATGGTCGATGGCGACGAAGTCACGCTGACCCGCCGCCGCGAAACCTACGAACAGCTCGTGCAGAACGAACTGTAA